The nucleotide window ggcgaggcggacacTCTGCAGAAGCCCAAGTCTCTGGCCTCTTGCGCCGACAGCGTTCGCCCGGCTAGAACAATCTCTGACGCCTTTTGCATGCCAAACGTCCGGACGACGCGGGGGATGCCTCCGGCTGCTGCCCACAGCCCCCTCTTCGCCTCTGGTAGACCGAAGGTGGCAGACGGTGATGCAACTACCAAGTCACTGTCGTGCCGCGTCAGCGCTGCCCTTTGAGGCCCCGGTACGTCATACTTACCAGTTCAATGCGATCTCGAACCCGCCACCTAGGGCAAagccgttgacggcggcgatgaccgGCTTCTTGCCGACGCGCGTGCTTAGCCCCATGAAGGCACCGGGCGGGAACGGCGACACCTGCGGTTGCTCTGTCGACGAACTCTTCCTCTCAAACTGCTCTTTGAGATCGGCTCCGCAGCAGAACGCCTTTCTACCCTTGCCCGTGACGATAGCTACCCGCAGctcgggctcctcgtcgaaCCATGCCCAGAGTCGCATGCCAtcccagcagccagccatggtTATGGCATTCATTGCCGCCTCGCGGTTGATGGTGACGAGCATGACATACGGAGCCGGATAGCTGAGCTCGTAGTATGCCATCTTGGGAGGCTGCGTGGCCAATTTGTCCGCCATGGTGACTGACTGCGCTGATCAAACGTATCCGCCGATGTGAGACTGAAGCGCAAGAGAACGGGAAGCCAGAGCTCTGCGCACAGCCAAGCTATCATGCATCGCGCCGGCGTCAATAAGAAGGCCACCCCAATGGGGTTATGGGCATTTGTTGGGAGCAGTGCCAGGCACTTGGGGCCGGCTATTCGGTGCGGGGCCCCAGCGTGCCAGCCGCGGCTCCGGAGCCTCGGAGGAAATGCGTAGGTCAAACCCGCTCCGCTAGGTTAAGCGCAAACCTTCTACTTTCTCGCTGTAACTTATAGTATTCACAATAGAGCGACCGAAAAGAGGCGGCCATGCCACTACTACTATAACGCTACTCGTAGCCCATTGCCAAGTCTATCGTTTCATATATAATATGCCGAATCCCGGGGCAGAGCTAGtcggccgaggaagaggaagctAGAGCTCTACGCACAGCTAAGCTATCATGCATCGCGCCGGCGTCAATAAGAAAGCTACCCCAATAGGGTTATAGGCATTTATTAGGAGCAATGCCAGGCACTTAAGGCCGGCTATTCGGTTCGGGGCCCCAGCGTGCCAGCCGCGGCTCCAGAGCCTCGGAGGAAATGCGTAGGTCAAACCCGCTCCGCTAGGTTAAGCGTAAACCTTCTACTTTCTCGCTATAACTTATAGTATTCATAATAGAGCGACCGAAAAGAGGCGGTCATGCCACTACTATTGTAACGCTACTCGTGGCCCATTGCCAAGTCCATCGTTTCACACATGATGTGCCGAATCCCGGGGCAGAGCTGGtcggccgaggaagaggaagggcGGGCGCTCGTGACTTATACTACTGAGAGCAGTACAATCAACAACCCAACTTCTAACGTAGAGCTGCCATTGCGTGTGTCCCTTGGACTCTCCACCCTCAGTCTTCTTTTCTGTGCATCATGGCGAGCGGGCCAGCTGtccccatcatcgtcggcgtgggcgacgtcCGCAACAAGTCGTTGAAGATCGAAGACGCGGTCGAGCCCGCGCAACTCATAATCAGGGCCATACGCCACGCAGCCTCCGATACGGGTCTGAGTGAGGCTCTGCAgaaggagctgctcctcaaGGTAGATAGCCTGCGGGTCGTGCCGACATGGACGTGGGCGTACAAAGACCTACCTGGCTCGATCGCCTCGGGCCTGGGCATACGCCCTCGAACTAGGGTGATGCCAGAGCACGGCGGCAACCAGCCTGCCCTGCAatgcgacgaggccgcgcgTGCGATTGCCAAGGGGGAGAGCGAGGTTGCGATCTTGACTGGAGGAGAGGCGCTCGCCTCCCGTGAGTCCGAGTTCTTATAaggggggcgaggacggacgcGCCGAGTCTTGCAAGTCAGGGGGAAGCTGACGCAGTGTACAGTTGGAGCCTGTCAAAAGGCTGGCCAGATGCCCCCGAGAGGATGGGAGGAGGCAGACCCGAGCAGCAAATCGCTCGTCTCGCTGGACATGTCGATTCTGAaagagagtgagtgaggagGGTTGGGGGAGGCCCCAGTCGACTTCCCAATGGCCGCCTAGACAGCCAGCTGACGAGACTGATACACACACAAAAAGGTGCCGGAACGAGACACTCCATGGGCCTACCGATCCATGTCTACCCTCTCTACGAGAACTGCCGTCGGGCGCATCGCAAGCAGACGTACCAGCAAAACTCTCGCGAGTCGGCGAGCATGTACGCCGAGTTCGACAATGTCGCCTCGGGGAACGAGTTTTCGTGGAACGCGGGCGAGCCGACTAAGAGCGCAGAGTTTATCGGGACGACGTCCAAGAAGAATCGCATGATCTGCGACCCTTGTAAGGCGCGCCACGCCCCGAGGGCCAAGGGCCTTTCTTGTTCTCTCAccccctttttttccctcctccccttttTGAGTTGAGAGGTGCGACTGACATgtacgcgcgcgcgcacgcatAAGATCCGCTGCTCATGAACGCCTTCAACGCGGTCAACCTCGCGGCGGCTTGCATCGTGACGTCGACCGAGTGCGCCGCGAAGCTGGGCATCCCGCGCGACCGGTGGGTGtacgtgctcggcggcgccggcacgcACGAGAAAGACCACTGTGAGATAAAATCTCTTGGTCCTCGGAAGAGGTTCGCGACTGCTGACCACATACGGGGGTTAGTCTGGGAACGGCACAACTTCCACGAGAGTCCGGCCCTGTCGAGGTCCATTGACGCCGGCCTTGAAGTCTCGGGCCTGAGCAGAGATCAGGTAGACGTCTACGATTTCTATTCGTAGGTTTTATGCGGCCCCAGTACAGTACCGAGAGGGTGGTTGCTGATGCAAGGCCGATTGTCAGGTGCTTTCCCATCGTTCCCAAGCTGGCGTGCGACCATCTCGGGCTGCCAACAATGGGGGGCGACAAGCCTATTACCCTACTGGGCGGACTGACGTCttttggcggcgctgggaaCAACTATTCGATGCATGTAAGTGGCCCTCTTACAATGAATTCGCCTCTCGTGCGACAACGCCCGCCTTGTATGTGAGTAGCCTGGATGGATCCTGAcgtttcccccccccccccccaggccATCTCCGCCATGACCCGAGTCTTGAGAGCCAGGAAGCGCAAGACAGGCCTCATCCtggccaacggcggcatGCTCACGCACCAACACGTGCTCTGCCTCTCCGCCGAGCCCAGATCTGACGGGCGCGCGTACCCAAGCCGGAACCCCCTCccgctcatcatcgacgagtcGTCGCAGCCGTTCACCGAGTCTGCCGAAGGCCCGGCAACCATCGAAGTACGCCCTGCTCACACACCCGAACTCAGCCAGCCCCCCTGTGTCGAGTGCGTTTTTATGCTAATGGCGTTTGTTTCCTCTCCTGCAGACGTACACTATCGAGTACGACCGGCAGGGCGCGCCGTCACTGGGTCTCATCGTCGGCAAGCTGCAGGGCTCGGGGGAGCGCTTCCTGGCCAaccacgaggacgagcagacgctcgcgcagctggccAACACGTCGACCGAGCATGTCGGGCGTGCCGGTTTCGTGCGGAAAGACGATGATCGGAACCTGTTTTACTTTGACTTGAAGACGAGGCTGTAGATACGCGCCGTGAACGTGAGTGGTCGCAATACAAGATCTCCATGAGTCACTCTTCTCATCGACCGCCCCAATGCGCCCCCGAGGAGCGACATATTGTGAGCCCATCAAAAACGTCGGTGCTATTCCCCAATTATTGTTAGAAACATCACTCGGACGCCTTGGCTTTCACCAGCACCCCCCATGCTCTCGGCATCAGGGCCCAAGTCCTCTTGTCCCCATCGATGCTGTCCAGGTTCTCCCATtcgcctgccgcggcgatggccgCCAGGATGTCACGCGTCATGTGGCAGCCGATGAATTGGCTCCAGATTGGGTTCCATAGATCTGTCGTCTCCGTCAGAACAGCTGTGCACGACCAGTGACGGGGGTGTAACTCGTGTCAACCAACACTGCATGGCCACCGTGAGCCAGTCGGAGCTGCGGTGGTGCTCCCAAAAGATGAGCCTGCCGCCGGGCTTGAGCAAGCCGTACAGCTCCCGCATCGTGGCCTCGGGATCGGGCACCGAGCACAGCACCTGTATGCTCAGCACGGTGTCGACGCTcccggcgacgatgccgcggcgctcgagcgcgcccctgtcgtcgacgctgccggTGAGGAGCTCGTACACGTCTTCCAGCCCTcgctccttgacctcgaggaggaTGTCCGGCGCGAAATGGGCGTTGCTctccacgccgacgacgcgcgtCAGCTTGGACTTGTCGAAGCGGCGGAGCTGGTTGCCCATGCCGGGGCCGAGCTCCAGGACGAGCCCGCTGGCCTGTGGCACCAACTGCGGGACCGGCGTCCTCGTGGACTCGATCTCGATGAAGTGGTGGTCTAAGGCGGGCCGTTAGTCAAGCGATGCAGTATTGGTGGAGGGGTAGGGGAGACTGACTTATGGTTTTGAACCACAGGTAAAAGGCTGACTCTTTAAAGGACGCGGGGCTACGAGCGGCACCAGATCCCCGTCCCCCGAGGAGGGCGTCCCTGGCGGTGGCATAGACGGCTGGTGCAGAGGGGGTTAGGTCAGCGCATACATGAACAAGAGCGCGAGAGGGGGGGCAATGGAGGAGGCACATGCCCCAAACAGCATATGAGAGTGGCCGCCAGGGGTCCGTGTAGTTGCGGAAGCGATCCAGAATCTGCCACTGCATGTTGACCGTGCTTTGTTTTGGTGAAGAGGAGAGGGTGTGTGTGTAAAAGGGGCACGTTTGGTGGCCAGGCACCTGCCGCGACGGCATTTATACGCGAGTGCCTGGTGCCATTATCCGCAATATGGAGATAGCGGCTACCGGCTGGCTACCGGGGCATTGGCATATGGCGTCTACTTGGCCGTATTGACGGGTGGGAGTGACCAACCGCGTGTAAGGGATGTTTCtgtggtgctgctgatgagTTGGCGCTTACATGACATCTTGGTCGGAGAGGGACTAAGAGCGGTTAGATCATCTGGGGCACGCACATGCGCATGGTAAAGCCGGGGGACAGGACTCGAGACATGCATTGTATTGggataggtaggtagcctAAGTAACGATTGGGACGGACGAGGATCCCCCGCGGCTCAGGGTAGCGTCCAGCGGAGCAGAGTCAGCGAGTGCTTGGGAAAGGTGTAGATCCCGCGGCCGTCCCATGTCTGCTCTGTGATTCCAACCTCCTGCTTCTCTTGCGTGttgacggcatcgacaccGGGTCCGGTCACCGTATATATCTcgacttgctgctgcccggAGGCTTGAAGAATGCCCGCCACTTCGGTCACAAAGTCCAGTTGCTCGTGGACATTGACCACGGCAAGGTTCACGACGCcgttgtcgaggacggcgctCACATCCAGCCACGGCGTGTCCATGGAGCCTCGAACCCAAGCAGGGCTGGTCTCGCCTCGGTACTCCCCAGACCGCACGTTGACCGCCAGGGTCTTCCCGCGCATGTACTTGCTGAACAGGAGCAGCGGCCACCACGTGGTCTgcttgacgaggccgccgtcgctcgtgGTCATGAGGGGCGAGATGACGTTTACCGACTGGGCGATGTTGGCCATGCCCACGTGCTTGGCCTGCCGCACGAAGACGTTGAGccagacgccgacggcgagcgcgtcggaCAGGGTGAagagctgctcggcgccctgctcgcccggTGCGCGCACCGGATCCCAGACGTTCCACTCGTCGAAGCAGATCTTTTGGCGCGGGACCGTGGGCGGGATGTGGTtctcggcgcgcgcgaggtcgATCAAGCCGGCGGTGATTTCGATGTGGCGCTCAGCGGCCCGAGGCGCTGTTTCAATGCCAGGGTCTCGTCAGCACACACCCACGCCTTTTTTTATATCTTTTTATTTCGTCTGCAGTAATGTCACGTCACATCATATTTCGAGCTTGGAGGCCCTTACCGGTGGCGTTCTTGACGTGCTCGGGGCTGGTCGTGTAGATGTGGATGCTGTGCATGTCGATGAGCCCGACGGTGGTGCTCCCGCCCAGGGCGTGCAGGTTGGGCTTGATGCACTCCTTGATGACGTGAGAGTCCCACGAGCTGtagcccgtctcgccgcagAGGATGAGCTTTTGACGGACGGGTCGAGCAtcttgatggccttggcccACTGGTACGCCTTGTTCGCGTAGTCCTCCTTGGTCATCTGCGCGACCTGCCAGGGGCCCCAGACCTCGTTGCCCAGAGCCCAGTACTTGACCTGTCGCCGCGTGAGATGCTATTACTGCTGCGGCTGGTGCCGCTGTTCGGACTGGATGAGGGGGTTTTGGAGGGATTGACTGACATTGTATGGCTCCTGGCGCCCGTGTTTCCGGCGTAGGTTGGCGTAGTATGTGTCTTTGTCACTGTTGCAGTATTCGACCCAGCCGAGAGCTTGCAACAAAATCGGGCATTTGTTAGACAGCGTCGAAGCTGGTATTTTAGGACCATGCGCTAACCTTCGTCCAGCGTGCCTGCATCTCGTCAGTCCAGTCGTTGTCAGTACCCAAACGCAAAACTCACCTGTCCCAAAGTTTAGGCAGAAATATGGCTCCGTCCCGACAACCTCGCACCACTTCAAGAATTCGTCCGTGCCGAACTGGTTCGACTCGATGCCGTCCCACGCCAGCTCGGGCCTGTGTGTCTGCGGGGTGAACAATTGGTGTCATcgctgcggccgcgcgcgcccatgGGAGGGAGAGCTTGCACGCACCTCTTCGGGCGGTCGGCCTTGGGgccaacgccgtcgagccagTGATATGTGGCTACAAAGTTGCCCCCGGGGTAGCGGATGACGGGGACTCTGAGCTCCCGAAGCGCCTCAATGACGTCCTTGCGGAAGCCGTTTTCATCAGCCAGCGGGTTCCCGGGGTCGTAGATGCCGCCGTAGATGCAGCGGCCTATATGTCTGTGTGCAAAGGATTGGTTTAGCCATCATTCGCAATGTCAAATGTCTTGGATCGCGGAATAAATAGGTCAAGAGCGTCCTATGTCGCCTTTTGGAATAATCGTGGACGTAGTACGTACTCGGTAAAGCCGCCATAGATATTGTCGTCAATGTCAGCGATTACGGCCCGCGCGTCCACGGATATGGCAGGCCGCTCGTGGTCCGCAATGCGTGTGAAAGAGGTCATCGCGAGAGAAAGCAAGGGCTTCACGAGGACGATGTTGGATGACTAGAGAGTGTGTATAAATGATGGTTCTTGAGTTGGCGTTGCTACGGTTCTGCCAGCTCGCGCTGGTCAGCGCTACACCATTGAACAGTGAGGCACGGCCACAGAGGCACAGCAAGGCAATCTTGATTTCTCACGACAATCATCCATGTGTCACCAGACGGTGGAGCTTCGCCTGGATGAAATCCCGACAGCAGCACGCGCAATGAGTCCCCGCGGTTGGCCTCACATCTTTGCTGGCACTGGCCGTGTAAGTGAGACGACTCACCATTGGGGCGCTTCGGAAACTACGCGGCACGCGGGGCCATGGTAATAAATGAGTGGGCGAGCTCAGCATGACTAGACGGCGGAAGAGCAGACACGGCACGTCGAGCAGGCAAGTCACATTGCCGAGGATGAACAGCCGATGGGAGTGTGCCTGCAGCCAACAACAGACTCATGCATTTTGCCTATTTGCGCCCCAAGCCCGGCCACATAGCTAGCCACTTGTGGGCGCCGATTCGTGGACAATCCTGGTTTGTTGGGTGGCAGCGAAGATGTCAGTCCCGAGACGGACTTTGAAGTACTCTTTGAAGACGAATCCTCATGATGTGGTGATATTGAGCTTTGAGTTGGGCGGCTCATGACCTTTCCGAGTCATGTCCACCATCGTGTGCCGGCCCGCACATCCCCGAGTTGTTTCACCGTCGGGACTCGGAGCGCTCCCCCGCATGAAGAGACGCCGGAATCCGGGGGAAATTCCCACTCGTTCGATGTCTACCAGAGGATTTCGGACAGAGGGCTTGGGCGTCCGTCGTCCCGAATCCCGCGTGcggggaaaaaaaaaataagTCGCGAATTGATCAGCAAAGCGCAACGGGACTGGCTGGACATGGAGCACGGGCGCCGGTGTAGGGTTTCCAAGGCGTGTACGCTGCTATATGGCTACGATCTAGGTGTCATTGCCGAGGCCATTGCGTCGGGGAACTTTAAAGGACAAGTTTGGTGACAACCCAGATGAGCGgcatgccccccccctgaCTGTGTTTGCGTGTCTAGGTGCTGAtaggagcagcggcgccgtcgtgtccATCTTCACGGGGGGTGCCTTTttcggcgccctcctcgccggccccTGATCGCGGGCAACCTCGACCACGTGGCCACCTTTATCGTCGCcccggtgctgctggccaggtccccgcccgtcgacgcggcggaggggagcGGCAAGGGCGTGTCGATTGCCACGATGGTGTCGTTTGCCTTTAACACCATGATAGGGCAGACGACGTCGGTGGCCCTGGGCGACAAGACGGGCATCGGGTGGCGGTAGTACATTGTCTTTATTGTAAGCCGCCAGCCAGAGAACCCGGACAGGTCTCATGTAAGAGGACCTGGAGCGTAGGGTTGAAGAGGTCGAGCAGAAGCGATTGTAGGATCATATATGCACACGCCAGTAAGGCCGTTCGCCTGCTGGGCGTCCGACTCAGGTGTATAACTCCATGTCTCTAGTCATAGGGGAATTCCTTGGATGGTCCAGTGTCGTCTCGCAGATCCAAAAGAATGCAAGCAAGCATCAATCAAGTCGTACATGGCCGCGGATACAAACTCTGATGCGTGTTGGGGGATGTGTGCTTACTGACAGCCGATCCGGGTCTAACGTGTACTGTGCTAAGTTACTGCTTCGTACGAGGACTCGACTCCATGTCAGGGGTTCATTCTCACTGCATCTGCGCTACGACTACATTTGCCGACCACGACAACGCGTTGATACGTTGGCGGCAGTTGGGGATGAGGGCGGGGGAGATGAGGTGCCGTGCGAGAATCACTTGACCATCGACCCAAATCACGCCAACCCGGCTTAGTACAAGATTTGATGGCACCCTGGTGTCTGGTCAAGGACCAGGGGACCGGGTTGGAAACTTTCCTGTACAGCTTAAACCAAGTCCACGTTAGACTCAGGAGTTTGGACCTTCAGATCAAACACCATTGTGCCACATGCCATTGGCGTCTGTTAGCAGCAGACGAGGCATTGAGAACATCCCCTATCAGATCACACCTACTGAGCCTTTTTTCGTCTTTTCAAACGCGGAGCTCAAGTTGTGATCGCTTCCCCTTCAGATCTTGCGCTGCTGTAAATGACCAGAGGAAAGCCCTGCGACTGGAGACCATGGGGTCAGCCCTGTGGCAGACCTGACGCCACGATGCAAAGCAGCAGCGACCAGGGGAGCCACGCTGGCGACTAGCTCGCAATGATTAGCCCGATCCCACCCGATACGTATAATACGAAGTACCTCACAGGAGATGGCAATACCAGAGACTGGAGCGAGCGCCATTGTTCCTCCTGGGAGGCCTGGGTCCGGGTCAGCGAGCGACGTGAGGTGCCGGCTCTTGACGATGGATCATCCCAGTCCCCCCAACTCATATGCCGGGCGGGCCTTTATTTAGCGAGCGagtggcggcgcgccctggTGATTCCGGGGCGGGCCGTTGGCACTTTGTTGCCAAAGACTTCAGTGGCGTCTTGTTTCTCTACAACAGGTTTCATGGCGGCAGCCACCAGTCCGTCCGTTGCGCAACTCAATCTTCACCTGCTGCCGTGCCACCCACGTTTTCCTTGCAACCACCATGTCGCGTTAGAGATGTCGCGCTTCACATCAATGGAAGCCGCCCCTCGCGATGTTTCTACTGTCCTCCCGGATCtagcagcacagcagcacgCTGATGAACCTCCCGCATGGGCCCTACTAGATATGTATGCGCACGCACGTCCCTTGCTTAGTACGTAGCAGCGTCGCAGTGCGGCTGATGAGGCCCTTCATGTTGTCGCCTTTCCCTCTTCTGAAAGTCGACGTTTCGCCCCCACAACCCTGTCTCACTGCTCGCCCGTCCCACGATGCACCCTGCTCGAGCGAGCCAGCGTTCTGCCAATCAGGGCGGGCTGCCTGGCACAAGAACGCCTCGCCTTGGACGGTGTGGGCTGACGGACCCCGGCCGAGAGCATGAGCGTGTCTGGCTCTGGACGCCGATCGCTGCTCCATGCACGACAACAGTTCCTCCGTCTTACCTGGTGTTTTTGGGtggaggcgtcgtcgggcaggccaggccagggcccCTGATGTCATGTCGGGGGGCATGACCTCGTTGAAAGCTTGTCTGGTCCCGTTCGTTTCGTCGATTCAGCCCTGCCTGTGCGTGCTGCCTTCGTTGGGGTTGCAACGTTCAAGGccaaagggggggagggggggcttgTCAAGGTTGAGAGAGCTCgtgcagaggcggcggcggcgggcttgtcGACATTGAGGCAGCCAGAGACACACGGAAAAGGGGGCATTGACGCAGATGGGCGTCCTGATGTTTTAttcgccgcggcgaggttgGACGCCTGggacctgacctgacctgagAGATGAGCGACTTTTTACAAAACTGTCTGGCCTCCTGCGTGTCCCGCATTCGCGGTTTCGGTGACTGTCAATCGCCCTTGTCGACGCGG belongs to Purpureocillium takamizusanense chromosome 1, complete sequence and includes:
- a CDS encoding uncharacterized protein (EggNog:ENOG503NX5Q~COG:I) translates to MADKLATQPPKMAYYELSYPAPYVMLVTINREAAMNAITMAGCWDGMRLWAWFDEEPELRVAIVTGKGRKAFCCGADLKEQFERKSSSTEQPQVSPFPPGAFMGLSTRVGKKPVIAAVNGFALGGGFEIALNCDLVVASPSATFGLPEAKRGLWAAAGGIPRVVRTFGMQKASEIVLAGRTLSAQEARDLGFCRVSASPDSLLDESVALAKEVADMSPDAVVISRAGLRETWETASVDRSAQLVSARYAKGLLEGENLRIGLTAFVTKSKPEWQPSRL
- a CDS encoding uncharacterized protein (COG:H~EggNog:ENOG503NWIW); this translates as MASGPAVPIIVGVGDVRNKSLKIEDAVEPAQLIIRAIRHAASDTGLSEALQKELLLKVDSLRVVPTWTWAYKDLPGSIASGLGIRPRTRVMPEHGGNQPALQCDEAARAIAKGESEVAILTGGEALASLGACQKAGQMPPRGWEEADPSSKSLVSLDMSILKESAGTRHSMGLPIHVYPLYENCRRAHRKQTYQQNSRESASMYAEFDNVASGNEFSWNAGEPTKSAEFIGTTSKKNRMICDPYPLLMNAFNAVNLAAACIVTSTECAAKLGIPRDRWVYVLGGAGTHEKDHFWERHNFHESPALSRSIDAGLEVSGLSRDQVDVYDFYSCFPIVPKLACDHLGLPTMGGDKPITLLGGLTSFGGAGNNYSMHAISAMTRVLRARKRKTGLILANGGMLTHQHVLCLSAEPRSDGRAYPSRNPLPLIIDESSQPFTESAEGPATIETYTIEYDRQGAPSLGLIVGKLQGSGERFLANHEDEQTLAQLANTSTEHVGRAGFVRKDDDRNLFYFDLKTRL
- a CDS encoding uncharacterized protein (EggNog:ENOG503P33C~COG:Q), with product MQWQILDRFRNYTDPWRPLSYAVWAVYATARDALLGGRGSGAARSPASFKESAFYLWFKTINHHFIEIESTRTPVPQLVPQASGLVLELGPGMGNQLRRFDKSKLTRVVGVESNAHFAPDILLEVKERGLEDVYELLTGSVDDRGALERRGIVAGSVDTVLSIQVLCSVPDPEATMRELYGLLKPGGRLIFWEHHRSSDWLTVAMQYLWNPIWSQFIGCHMTRDILAAIAAAGEWENLDSIDGDKRTWALMPRAWGVLVKAKASE
- a CDS encoding uncharacterized protein (EggNog:ENOG503P33C~COG:Q) gives rise to the protein MQWQILDRFRNYTDPWRPLSYAVWAVYATARDALLGGRGSGAARSPASFKESAFYLWFKTINHHFIEIESTRTPVPQLVPQASGLVLELGPGMGNQLRRFDKSKLTRVVGVESNAHFAPDILLEVKERGLEDVYELLTGSVDDRGALERRGIVAGSVDTVLSIQVLCSVPDPEATMRELYGLLKPGGRLIFWEHHRSSDWLTVAMQCWLTRVTPPSLVVHSCSDGDDRSMEPNLEPIHRLPHDA
- a CDS encoding uncharacterized protein (EggNog:ENOG503P33C~COG:Q) produces the protein MQWQILDRFRNYTDPWRPLSYAVWAVYATARDALLGGRGSGAARSPASFKESAFYLWFKTINHHFIEIESTRTPVPQLVPQASGLVLELGPGMGNQLRRFDKSKLTRVVGVESNAHFAPDILLEVKERGLEDVCCARCPIPRPRCGSCTACSSPAAGSSFGSTTAAPTGSRWPCSIYGTQSGANSSAAT
- a CDS encoding uncharacterized protein (EggNog:ENOG503P33C~COG:Q); translation: MQWQILDRFRNYTDPWRPLSYAVWGMCLLHCPPSRALVHVCADLTPSAPAVYATARDALLGGRGSGAARSPASFKESAFYLWFKTINHHFIEIESTRTPVPQLVPQASGLVLELGPGMGNQLRRFDKSKLTRVVGVESNAHFAPDILLEVKERGLEDVYELLTGSVDDRGALERRGIVAGSVDTVLSIQVLCSVPDPEATMRELYGLLKPGGRLIFWEHHRSSDWLTVAMQC
- a CDS encoding Non-reducing end alpha-L-arabinofuranosidase (COG:E~EggNog:ENOG503NYST~CAZy:GH51), with the translated sequence MTSFTRIADHERPAISVDARAVIADIDDNIYGGFTEHIGRCIYGGIYDPGNPLADENGFRKDVIEALRELRVPVIRYPGGNFVATYHWLDGVGPKADRPKRPELAWDGIESNQFGTDEFLKWCEVVGTEPYFCLNFGTGTLDEALGWVEYCNSDKDTYYANLRRKHGRQEPYNVKYWALGNEVWGPWQVAQMTKEDYANKAYQWAKAIKMLDPSECIKPNLHALGGSTTVGLIDMHSIHIYTTSPEHVKNATAPRAAERHIEITAGLIDLARAENHIPPTVPRQKICFDEWNVWDPVRAPGEQGAEQLFTLSDALAVGVWLNVFVRQAKHVGMANIAQSVNVISPLMTTSDGGLVKQTTWWPLLLFSKYMRGKTLAVNVRSGEYRGETSPAWVRGSMDTPWLDVSAVLDNGVVNLAVVNVHEQLDFVTEVAGILQASGQQQVEIYTVTGPGVDAVNTQEKQEVGITEQTWDGRGIYTFPKHSLTLLRWTLP